From Myxococcus stipitatus, one genomic window encodes:
- the bioD gene encoding dethiobiotin synthase: MTTSSRPFQVFVTGTDTGVGKTQVSRALVSLLADAGLSPQGFKPYESGCPSLSAPADALALREAARSTLPLDVVCPHRFRAPVAPGVAAARLGREPDFRVTLAAWEKLRHGPVVVEGAGGLFVPLDSRRDVIDLIQALRLPVVLVARAGLGTLNHTALSLEALAARRIPVRAVVLSRGVPQRDASERDNRARLEARHGVQVLGPVPYEADARRRHAAFRRALRPLVP; this comes from the coding sequence GTGACTACTAGCTCCAGGCCCTTCCAGGTCTTCGTCACCGGCACGGACACGGGGGTGGGCAAGACGCAGGTGTCGCGCGCGCTCGTGTCGCTGCTGGCGGACGCGGGCCTGTCGCCCCAGGGCTTCAAGCCCTACGAGAGCGGCTGTCCCTCGCTGAGCGCCCCGGCGGACGCCCTGGCGCTGCGGGAGGCGGCCAGGAGCACGCTGCCTCTGGACGTGGTGTGCCCGCACCGCTTCCGCGCGCCGGTGGCCCCGGGCGTGGCCGCCGCGCGCCTGGGCCGGGAGCCGGACTTCCGCGTCACCCTGGCCGCCTGGGAGAAGCTGCGCCACGGGCCGGTGGTGGTGGAGGGGGCGGGGGGGCTGTTCGTGCCCCTGGACTCGCGCCGCGACGTCATCGACCTCATCCAGGCGCTGCGACTGCCCGTGGTGCTGGTGGCGCGCGCGGGGCTGGGCACCCTCAACCACACCGCGCTGTCGCTGGAGGCCCTGGCCGCGCGCCGCATCCCCGTGCGGGCGGTGGTGCTCTCGCGCGGCGTCCCCCAGCGCGACGCCTCCGAGCGCGACAACCGCGCGCGGCTGGAGGCGCGCCACGGCGTCCAGGTGCTCGGGCCGGTGCCGTACGAGGCCGACGCGCGCAGGCGCCACGCCGCGTTCCGCCGCGCCCTGCGCCCTCTGGTGCCGTGA
- the radA gene encoding DNA repair protein RadA, producing the protein MAKAKTHYTCQACGYQTAKWLGKCPDCGAWSSLLEEAGAKDDEKRPAWGASGGASKPTLLKDVSGDAEARRRTGIAEFDRVLGGGVVAGSVVLLGGDPGIGKSTLLLAALDRLARHGPVLYVSGEESLRQTKMRAERLRVEADAIHLFAETDAERVLAAAEALKPQALVVDSIQTMYLPELGNAPGSITQVREVAGRMMAYAKRTGVPTFIVGHVTKEGSIAGPRVLEHMVDTVLYFEGERGHPFRILRAHKNRFGSTNEIGVFEMKGAGLVEVADPSALFLSERPVGKSGSVVTSTLNGTRPLLVEVQALVAPTGYGTARRTAIGVDGNRVALLAAVLEKKEEIPLVGCDLFVNVAGGMQLNEPACDLAVCAALVSSLQNRPLDPHTLVLGEVGLAGEVRAVGQVEPRLAEAAKMGFQRVVMPAGSARRMEATKLRVVGVETLGEALAAMFD; encoded by the coding sequence ATGGCGAAGGCGAAGACGCACTACACCTGCCAGGCGTGCGGGTATCAGACGGCGAAGTGGCTGGGGAAGTGCCCGGACTGCGGGGCATGGAGCTCGCTGCTGGAGGAGGCGGGGGCGAAGGACGACGAGAAGCGCCCGGCGTGGGGCGCGTCCGGGGGCGCGTCGAAGCCCACGCTGCTCAAGGACGTCAGCGGGGACGCGGAGGCGCGGCGGCGCACGGGCATCGCGGAGTTCGACCGGGTGCTGGGCGGCGGCGTGGTGGCCGGCAGCGTGGTGCTGCTGGGCGGAGACCCGGGCATCGGCAAGTCCACGCTGCTCCTGGCGGCGCTGGACCGGCTGGCGCGGCACGGGCCGGTGCTCTACGTGTCCGGCGAGGAGAGCCTGCGACAGACGAAGATGCGCGCGGAGCGCCTGCGGGTGGAGGCGGACGCCATCCACCTGTTCGCGGAGACGGACGCGGAGCGGGTGCTGGCGGCGGCGGAGGCGCTCAAGCCCCAGGCGCTGGTGGTGGACTCCATCCAGACCATGTACCTGCCGGAGCTGGGCAACGCGCCGGGCAGCATCACCCAGGTGCGCGAGGTCGCGGGCCGGATGATGGCGTACGCCAAGCGCACGGGCGTTCCCACCTTCATCGTGGGCCACGTCACGAAGGAGGGCTCCATCGCGGGCCCGCGCGTGCTCGAGCACATGGTGGACACCGTCCTCTACTTCGAGGGCGAGCGCGGCCACCCGTTCCGAATCCTGCGCGCGCACAAGAACCGCTTCGGCTCCACCAACGAGATTGGCGTCTTCGAGATGAAGGGTGCGGGCCTGGTGGAGGTCGCCGACCCCTCCGCCCTCTTCCTGTCCGAGCGCCCGGTGGGCAAGTCCGGCAGCGTCGTCACCAGCACCCTCAACGGCACGCGCCCCCTCCTGGTGGAGGTGCAGGCGCTGGTGGCGCCCACCGGCTACGGCACCGCGCGGCGCACCGCCATCGGCGTGGACGGCAACCGCGTGGCGCTCCTGGCCGCGGTGCTGGAGAAGAAGGAGGAGATTCCGCTGGTGGGCTGCGACCTGTTCGTCAACGTGGCGGGCGGCATGCAGCTCAACGAGCCCGCGTGTGATCTGGCCGTCTGCGCCGCGCTGGTGAGCAGCCTCCAGAACCGCCCGTTGGACCCGCACACGCTGGTGCTGGGCGAGGTGGGCCTCGCCGGCGAGGTGCGCGCGGTGGGCCAGGTGGAGCCCCGGCTGGCGGAGGCGGCGAAGATGGGCTTCCAGCGCGTGGTGATGCCCGCGGGCAGCGCCCGGCGCATGGAGGCCACGAAGCTGCGCGTGGTGGGCGTGGAGACGCTGGGGGAAGCGCTCGCCGCCATGTTCGACTGA
- the trhA gene encoding PAQR family membrane homeostasis protein TrhA encodes MTAPGYHPGMVSPAPSSSPALGSEVKPRLRGLSHAVAFLAALAGGLVLLRAPVQGVQRLADGVFGATLALMFGASATYHCPDWSPAAHQRLRRLDHAAIYLLIAGTFTPLATLDAPDAWTRRLLWLMWPCALTGAGLSLAGISGSRGVRSVLYVLLGALATPVMLRLPGVIGATRAAWLVAGGVCYALGAVVYARRWPDPIPAFFGYHEVFHLMVIAAATAHYAVLFDVVWNP; translated from the coding sequence GTGACGGCCCCGGGCTACCACCCGGGCATGGTGTCTCCCGCTCCCTCCTCGTCCCCCGCGCTCGGCTCCGAGGTGAAGCCCCGGCTGCGCGGCCTCTCCCACGCGGTCGCCTTCCTGGCGGCGCTCGCCGGCGGCCTGGTGTTGCTGCGGGCGCCGGTCCAGGGCGTCCAGCGCCTGGCGGATGGCGTCTTCGGCGCGACGCTGGCGCTGATGTTCGGCGCCAGCGCGACCTACCACTGCCCGGACTGGAGCCCCGCCGCGCACCAGCGCCTGCGGCGCCTGGACCACGCGGCCATCTACCTGCTCATCGCGGGGACGTTCACCCCGCTGGCCACGCTCGACGCGCCGGACGCCTGGACGCGCCGGTTGCTGTGGCTCATGTGGCCGTGCGCGCTCACCGGCGCGGGCCTGTCGCTGGCGGGCATCTCCGGCTCGCGCGGCGTCCGCTCGGTCCTCTACGTCCTGCTGGGCGCCCTGGCCACCCCCGTCATGCTGCGCCTGCCCGGCGTGATTGGCGCCACGCGCGCCGCGTGGCTCGTGGCCGGCGGCGTCTGCTACGCCCTGGGCGCCGTCGTCTACGCGAGGCGCTGGCCGGACCCGATCCCCGCCTTCTTCGGTTACCACGAGGTCTTCCATCTCATGGTCATCGCCGCGGCGACCGCGCACTACGCGGTGTTGTTCGACGTGGTGTGGAACCCGTGA
- a CDS encoding STAS domain-containing protein — MTQPQTQSQVVEVNLERLERIRDVLAMISLGEFDPDQHLIPVEGHDTFASFEDTINLFARQLHASVKENEQSIRKLDATRRELEEKLSTIEKQRLAIRDLSTPIIELWEDVLTLPIVGVVDTQRSLEMTERLLHRISQGKARCVIIDITGVEVVDTSTANHFVKMVNAARLLGTYCVVTGISPVIAQTLTQIGVDLRDVKTLGSLRDGLKECFLYLRNHAAYRAFDAGRQG, encoded by the coding sequence ATGACTCAGCCGCAGACCCAGTCCCAGGTGGTCGAAGTCAACCTCGAGCGCCTCGAGCGCATCCGCGACGTGCTGGCGATGATCTCCCTGGGGGAGTTCGATCCGGACCAGCACCTCATCCCGGTGGAGGGGCATGACACCTTCGCCTCGTTCGAGGACACCATCAACCTCTTCGCGCGTCAGCTGCACGCCTCCGTGAAGGAGAACGAGCAGTCCATCCGCAAGCTGGATGCCACGCGTCGGGAGTTGGAGGAGAAGCTCTCCACCATCGAGAAGCAGCGGCTGGCCATCCGGGACCTGTCCACGCCCATCATCGAGCTGTGGGAGGACGTGCTCACGCTGCCCATCGTCGGCGTGGTGGACACGCAGCGCTCGCTGGAGATGACCGAGCGGCTCCTGCACCGCATCTCCCAGGGCAAGGCCCGCTGCGTCATCATCGACATCACCGGCGTGGAGGTGGTGGACACGTCCACCGCGAACCACTTCGTGAAGATGGTGAACGCGGCGCGGCTGCTCGGCACCTACTGCGTGGTCACCGGCATCAGCCCGGTCATCGCGCAGACGCTCACCCAGATTGGCGTGGACCTGCGCGACGTGAAGACCCTGGGCAGCCTGCGGGACGGCCTGAAGGAGTGCTTCCTGTACCTGCGCAACCACGCCGCCTACCGCGCCTTCGACGCCGGTCGTCAGGGCTGA
- a CDS encoding LysE family translocator has protein sequence MVHTSHLWLFFVLVFGIVVLPGLDMAFVLASSLVGGRRAGLSAVAGIIAGGVCHVAVGATGVAVLLTVLPAAFNALLWAGALYVAWVGLSLLRGAGAAFQAEAAQARRSSLATFRQGALTNLLNPKAYVFMLAVFPQFLREEYGPLWLQALVLGAIIALTQAVVYGAIALVAGRARGWLEARPSASRYVARVVGGLMVLAAVVTAVEGWRGA, from the coding sequence ATGGTCCACACCTCCCATCTCTGGCTGTTCTTCGTCCTGGTGTTCGGCATCGTCGTGCTGCCCGGGCTAGACATGGCCTTCGTCCTGGCCAGCTCCCTGGTCGGGGGGCGGCGCGCGGGGCTGTCCGCGGTGGCGGGCATCATCGCCGGTGGGGTCTGTCACGTCGCGGTGGGCGCGACGGGCGTCGCGGTGCTGCTGACGGTCCTGCCCGCGGCCTTCAACGCCCTCTTGTGGGCGGGCGCGCTGTACGTGGCGTGGGTGGGCCTGTCGCTCTTGCGCGGCGCGGGAGCGGCCTTCCAGGCGGAAGCGGCCCAGGCGCGCCGCTCGTCGCTGGCGACCTTCCGCCAGGGCGCGCTCACCAACCTGCTCAACCCGAAGGCCTACGTCTTCATGCTGGCGGTGTTCCCCCAGTTCCTGCGCGAGGAGTACGGTCCGCTGTGGCTCCAGGCGCTGGTGCTCGGTGCCATCATCGCGCTGACCCAGGCGGTGGTGTACGGCGCCATCGCGCTGGTCGCCGGGCGCGCGCGCGGCTGGCTGGAGGCACGTCCCTCCGCCAGCCGGTACGTGGCGCGCGTGGTCGGTGGACTCATGGTGCTCGCCGCGGTCGTGACGGCCGTGGAGGGCTGGCGCGGCGCCTGA
- the bioF gene encoding 8-amino-7-oxononanoate synthase, translating into MASGWAAEELASLQARGLRRYLEPLDSPQGPVVRIGGESLVNFSSNDYLGLAASATVRAAAVAAVERHGLGSGASRLVVGDTTAHHRLEARLAAFERAEAALLFNSGYAANTGVIPALVGPGDAVFSDALNHASLVDGCRLSRARVVVYPHADVEALSRELERAPARRKLVVTDTVFSMDGDVAPLADIVQACRAHGAALMVDEAHATGVLGPRGAGLCEELGLESRVDLRMGTLGKALGGLGAYVATSRRVADLLVSRARPFVFSTALPAAVCAAAEAAVDVVEKDVELRERLWRNIRRFAQGLQALGLRAEARSAVFPVVLGSPERALEVAERLRGAGVLVKAIRPPTVPEGTSRLRFCLSAAHTLGHVDLALDALGRAGVHRRDY; encoded by the coding sequence ATCGCCTCCGGCTGGGCCGCCGAGGAGCTGGCGTCGCTGCAGGCGCGGGGCCTGCGCCGCTACCTGGAGCCGCTCGACTCGCCGCAGGGGCCGGTGGTGCGCATCGGCGGCGAGTCGCTCGTCAACTTCTCCTCCAACGACTACCTGGGGCTGGCGGCGTCGGCCACCGTGCGCGCCGCCGCCGTGGCCGCGGTGGAGCGCCACGGGCTGGGGTCGGGCGCCAGCCGGCTGGTGGTGGGCGACACGACGGCGCACCACCGGCTGGAGGCCCGCCTGGCCGCCTTCGAGCGCGCGGAGGCGGCGCTGCTGTTCAACAGCGGCTACGCGGCCAACACCGGCGTCATCCCCGCGCTGGTGGGACCGGGGGACGCCGTCTTCTCCGACGCGCTCAACCACGCCTCGCTGGTGGATGGCTGCCGGCTGTCGCGCGCGCGCGTCGTCGTCTACCCGCACGCGGACGTGGAGGCGCTGTCGCGCGAGCTCGAGCGCGCGCCCGCCCGGCGCAAGCTGGTCGTCACGGACACGGTGTTCTCCATGGACGGCGACGTGGCGCCCCTGGCGGACATCGTCCAGGCGTGCCGCGCGCACGGGGCCGCGCTGATGGTGGACGAGGCCCACGCGACGGGCGTGCTGGGCCCGCGCGGCGCGGGGCTGTGCGAGGAGCTGGGGCTGGAGTCGCGGGTGGACCTGCGCATGGGCACGCTCGGCAAGGCGCTGGGGGGCCTGGGCGCGTACGTGGCCACGTCGCGGCGGGTGGCGGACCTGCTCGTCAGCCGGGCGCGGCCGTTCGTGTTCTCCACGGCGCTGCCCGCGGCCGTGTGCGCCGCGGCGGAGGCCGCCGTGGACGTGGTGGAGAAGGACGTGGAGCTGCGCGAGCGGCTGTGGCGCAACATCCGCCGCTTCGCGCAGGGGCTCCAGGCGCTGGGCCTGCGCGCGGAGGCCCGCAGCGCGGTGTTCCCCGTGGTGCTCGGCTCGCCGGAGCGGGCGCTGGAGGTGGCCGAGCGGCTGCGCGGCGCGGGCGTGCTGGTGAAGGCCATCCGCCCGCCCACCGTCCCGGAGGGCACCAGCCGGCTGCGCTTCTGCCTCTCCGCCGCCCATACGCTCGGACACGTGGACCTGGCGCTGGACGCGCTGGGCCGCGCGGGAGTGCACCGCCGTGACTACTAG
- a CDS encoding CGNR zinc finger domain-containing protein, producing MPVRHRRAAPPPSTPPRSEPRDDFKFGAGRLALDLAATLAGRFTAPVDRLQTTNDLSRWLVAAGLTAQPQQASPEELVAARELREGIYRLAVARTRGESFSARDRAIVNRWASEPPPAPQLGPRGLMWAGAGVRGQLSAVAREAAELLGGPLAERVRICPQDGCAVVFLDESTAGKRRFCGKTACANKSARAASAPRRRAR from the coding sequence ATGCCCGTCCGACACCGCCGCGCCGCGCCCCCTCCGTCCACTCCCCCCAGGAGCGAACCCCGGGATGACTTCAAGTTCGGCGCGGGACGACTGGCGCTGGACCTGGCGGCGACGCTGGCCGGGCGATTCACGGCGCCGGTGGACCGGCTCCAGACGACGAACGACCTGAGCCGCTGGCTGGTGGCGGCGGGGCTGACGGCGCAGCCGCAGCAGGCCTCGCCCGAGGAGCTGGTGGCGGCCCGGGAGCTGCGCGAGGGCATCTACCGGCTGGCGGTGGCGCGCACGCGCGGCGAGAGCTTCTCCGCCAGGGACCGCGCCATCGTCAACCGCTGGGCGTCCGAGCCGCCCCCCGCGCCGCAGCTGGGGCCGCGCGGGTTGATGTGGGCCGGCGCGGGCGTGCGCGGACAGCTGTCGGCGGTGGCGCGCGAGGCCGCGGAGCTGCTCGGCGGTCCGCTCGCCGAGCGCGTGCGCATCTGTCCGCAGGATGGCTGCGCCGTCGTCTTCCTGGACGAGTCGACCGCGGGCAAGCGCCGCTTCTGTGGCAAGACGGCCTGCGCGAACAAGTCCGCGCGCGCGGCGTCCGCGCCCCGGCGGCGCGCCCGGTAG
- a CDS encoding DoxX family protein — translation MSASPTPASLTTEQSPAAPKPWMLWVGRFFALVVVGMLGFSAAMKLSMSPQVLEGMQKSGFAPSTILGIGIAEVASAVLFAIPQTSVLGAILVTGYLGGATATHVRQGDNILFPVLLGVLAWGSLFLRDPRLRALLPLRRLR, via the coding sequence ATGTCGGCCTCCCCCACCCCCGCCTCCCTCACCACCGAGCAGTCCCCCGCCGCGCCCAAGCCCTGGATGCTCTGGGTGGGCCGCTTCTTCGCGCTCGTCGTCGTGGGCATGCTGGGCTTCAGCGCGGCGATGAAGCTCTCCATGTCGCCCCAGGTCCTGGAGGGCATGCAGAAGAGCGGCTTCGCGCCGTCCACCATCCTCGGCATCGGCATCGCGGAGGTGGCCTCCGCGGTGCTCTTCGCCATTCCCCAGACGTCGGTGCTCGGCGCCATCCTGGTCACCGGCTACCTGGGCGGCGCCACGGCGACGCACGTGCGCCAGGGTGACAACATCCTGTTCCCAGTCCTCCTGGGCGTGCTCGCCTGGGGCAGCCTGTTCCTGCGCGACCCGCGCCTGCGCGCGCTGCTGCCCCTGCGCCGGCTGCGCTAG
- the bioB gene encoding biotin synthase BioB — translation MSDIASSESFHGHAHPAAPPPQGVEARHDWSLEEVRAIYGMPLLDLVHRAQTVHRAVFQDNKVQLCSLLSIKTGGCSEDCAYCPQAARYKTGVKAEKLMAVGDVLAAASKARSAGATRFCMGAAWREVKDGPQFDSVLEMVRGVRALGMEACATLGMLTESQAKRLKEAGLDAYNHNLDTSPEHYGDIISTRVYEDRLRTLDRVRGAGISVCCGGIIGLGESVDDRCNLLRTLANQDHHPESVPINALVAVEGTPLEDQPRVETVDMVRTIATARILMPQAMVRLSAGRQQMNEEAQLLCMMAGANSLFFGEKLLTTGNPEYTQDMALLEKAGIRPLEPRRER, via the coding sequence ATGTCCGATATCGCCTCCAGTGAGTCCTTCCACGGCCACGCCCACCCCGCGGCGCCTCCGCCCCAGGGCGTCGAGGCGCGTCACGACTGGTCGTTGGAGGAGGTCCGCGCCATCTACGGGATGCCGCTGTTGGACCTGGTGCACCGGGCGCAGACGGTCCACCGCGCCGTGTTCCAGGACAACAAGGTGCAGCTGTGCTCGCTGTTGTCCATCAAGACGGGCGGCTGTTCGGAGGACTGCGCGTACTGCCCGCAGGCGGCCCGCTACAAGACGGGCGTGAAGGCGGAGAAGCTGATGGCGGTGGGGGACGTGCTGGCCGCCGCGTCCAAGGCGCGCTCGGCGGGCGCCACGCGCTTCTGCATGGGCGCGGCGTGGCGCGAGGTGAAGGACGGGCCGCAGTTCGACAGCGTCCTGGAGATGGTGCGCGGGGTGCGCGCGCTGGGCATGGAGGCGTGCGCCACGCTGGGCATGCTGACGGAGAGCCAGGCGAAGCGGCTGAAGGAGGCGGGCCTGGACGCGTACAACCACAACCTGGACACGTCCCCGGAGCACTACGGCGACATCATCTCCACGCGCGTCTACGAGGACCGGCTGCGCACGCTGGACCGGGTGCGGGGCGCGGGCATCTCCGTGTGCTGCGGCGGCATCATCGGCCTGGGCGAGTCCGTGGACGACCGCTGCAACCTGCTGCGCACGCTGGCCAACCAGGACCACCACCCGGAGTCGGTGCCCATCAACGCGCTGGTCGCCGTGGAGGGCACGCCGCTCGAGGACCAGCCCCGCGTGGAGACGGTGGACATGGTGCGCACCATCGCCACCGCGCGCATCCTCATGCCCCAGGCCATGGTGCGCCTGTCCGCGGGCCGCCAGCAGATGAACGAGGAGGCGCAGCTGCTCTGCATGATGGCGGGCGCCAACTCGCTCTTCTTCGGAGAGAAGCTCCTGACCACCGGCAACCCCGAGTACACCCAGGACATGGCCCTGCTGGAGAAGGCCGGCATCCGCCCGCTGGAGCCGCGGCGCGAGCGCTAG
- a CDS encoding GlsB/YeaQ/YmgE family stress response membrane protein: protein MGIIAFLVIGLLAGLLARALMPGNQSMGLVATTLLGIVGSFVGGFIGSLFRSDGRVFDLHPSGLLFSVLGALLVLFLAGFAGRRRVHV, encoded by the coding sequence ATGGGTATCATCGCATTCCTCGTCATTGGCCTTCTCGCGGGTCTGCTGGCGCGCGCCCTCATGCCGGGCAACCAGTCCATGGGGCTGGTGGCCACCACGCTGCTGGGCATCGTCGGCTCGTTCGTGGGCGGCTTCATCGGCTCGCTGTTCCGCAGCGACGGCCGCGTCTTCGACCTGCACCCCTCCGGCCTGCTGTTCTCCGTGCTGGGCGCCCTCCTCGTCCTCTTCCTGGCGGGCTTCGCCGGCCGGCGCCGCGTCCACGTCTGA
- a CDS encoding helix-turn-helix transcriptional regulator, with product MSRPTTRVLTVLELLQTHGRMTGSELARRLDVDPRTVRRYIVKLEELGIPVMAERGRDGAYLLVAGFKLPPMVFTDDEALALSVGLLAARGLGLSEAAPAVASAQAKLERVMPAPLKRRVRAVDETVTLDFSRSRVTLDNSALVSLSAAAQGRQRVRLRYQSAREEVSERDFDPYGLAWRAGRWYVVGVCHLRGGLRTFRLDRVRGVEPLDARFERPEDFDALAHVTLAVATLPRAFAVEVLLDTRLEVARRELFATLGVLEAVPEGVVLRGQTDDLDWFARELSRLPFGFQVRGPASLRDALEAHARRLLARARP from the coding sequence ATGTCTCGCCCCACGACCCGCGTGCTCACCGTGCTCGAGCTGCTCCAGACCCACGGGCGGATGACCGGCTCGGAGCTGGCGCGCAGGCTCGACGTGGACCCGCGCACGGTGCGTCGCTACATCGTGAAGCTGGAGGAGCTGGGCATCCCCGTCATGGCGGAGCGGGGGCGCGACGGGGCCTACCTGCTGGTGGCGGGCTTCAAGCTGCCGCCCATGGTGTTCACGGACGACGAGGCGCTGGCGCTGTCGGTGGGCCTGCTGGCCGCGCGAGGGCTGGGGCTGTCCGAGGCCGCGCCCGCGGTGGCCAGCGCCCAGGCCAAGCTGGAGCGGGTGATGCCCGCGCCGCTCAAGCGCCGCGTGCGCGCGGTGGACGAGACGGTGACGCTGGACTTCTCCCGCTCGCGCGTGACGTTGGACAACAGCGCCCTGGTCTCCCTGAGCGCGGCGGCCCAGGGCCGCCAGCGCGTGCGGCTGCGCTACCAGTCCGCTCGCGAGGAGGTGAGCGAGCGCGACTTCGACCCGTACGGGCTCGCCTGGCGCGCGGGGCGCTGGTACGTGGTGGGCGTGTGTCACCTGCGCGGCGGCCTGCGCACCTTCCGGTTGGACCGGGTGCGCGGCGTCGAGCCGCTCGACGCGCGTTTCGAGCGACCCGAGGACTTCGACGCGCTGGCGCACGTGACGCTCGCGGTGGCCACGCTGCCGCGCGCGTTCGCCGTGGAGGTGCTGCTCGACACGCGCCTCGAGGTGGCGCGGCGCGAGCTGTTCGCCACCCTGGGCGTGCTGGAGGCCGTCCCCGAGGGCGTGGTGCTGCGCGGCCAGACGGACGACCTGGACTGGTTCGCGCGGGAGCTGTCCCGGCTGCCCTTCGGCTTCCAGGTGCGCGGCCCCGCGTCCCTGCGCGACGCGCTCGAGGCCCACGCCCGGCGGCTGCTGGCGCGTGCCCGGCCCTGA
- a CDS encoding winged helix-turn-helix transcriptional regulator, producing MTLGHPRFPDAASEPCLAVRDVLDRVGDTWSVSVVGRLGCGPMRFNELKRSIDGISQRMLTLTLRGLERDGLVSRTVHPTIPPRVEYALTLLGRTLLEPVTALSQWAALNRATIQEARRRYDARPPPEPLAVVEDKAE from the coding sequence ATGACACTGGGCCATCCCCGGTTCCCCGACGCCGCGTCCGAGCCCTGTCTGGCCGTGCGGGACGTGCTCGACCGGGTGGGGGACACCTGGAGCGTCAGCGTGGTGGGGCGCCTGGGCTGTGGCCCCATGCGCTTCAACGAGCTCAAGCGCTCCATCGACGGCATCAGCCAGCGCATGCTCACCCTCACCCTGCGGGGGCTGGAGCGCGACGGCCTGGTGAGCCGGACCGTCCACCCCACCATCCCTCCCCGGGTGGAGTACGCGCTGACGCTGCTGGGCCGCACGCTGCTGGAGCCCGTCACGGCCCTGTCCCAGTGGGCGGCGCTCAACCGCGCGACCATCCAGGAGGCGCGCAGGCGCTACGACGCGCGCCCGCCGCCGGAGCCGCTGGCGGTGGTGGAGGACAAGGCGGAGTAG
- a CDS encoding pyridoxal phosphate-dependent aminotransferase has translation MSRFSPRSDFSRTPNALAQALARRRASRLPLLDLTDSNPTRVGLPSPDVGLLSLPGAMGYAPEPAGLASAREALAAHLSRRGASLLPEHLVLSASTSEAYGWLFKLLCEPGDDVLVPAPCYPLFEHLARLEGVQTRPYRLPLAHGFGLDVAEVEATLGPRTRAVLVVNPGNPTGHYLHEGELAALADACARHGVALVVDEVFSDFAWDAEDGRVASVAGRALPALTFTLSGLSKVAGLPGLKLGWTHVGGPAQARDEALARLEWVADAYLSVGTPVQLALPSLLGHVAGFQGAVLERVRGNRQRLLSARPREARWDVVPAHGGWSAVLRIPREPGEEATCLALLDAGVLVQPGWFYDFAGGAFLVVSLLAPPGDFAAALAPLTRVLGAAG, from the coding sequence GTGAGCCGCTTCTCCCCGCGCTCCGACTTCTCCCGCACTCCCAACGCCCTGGCGCAGGCGCTCGCCCGGCGCCGCGCCAGCCGGCTCCCCCTGCTGGACCTCACCGACTCCAACCCCACCCGCGTGGGGCTCCCCTCCCCGGACGTCGGCCTCCTGTCTCTCCCCGGCGCCATGGGCTACGCGCCGGAACCCGCCGGACTGGCCTCCGCCCGTGAGGCGCTCGCCGCCCACCTCTCCCGGCGGGGCGCATCCCTCCTCCCGGAGCACCTGGTGCTGTCGGCCAGCACCAGCGAGGCCTACGGGTGGCTCTTCAAGCTCCTGTGCGAGCCCGGGGACGACGTCCTCGTCCCCGCCCCCTGCTACCCCCTCTTCGAGCACCTGGCGCGCCTGGAGGGCGTCCAGACGCGTCCCTACCGCCTGCCGCTCGCGCATGGCTTCGGCCTGGACGTGGCGGAGGTGGAGGCCACGCTCGGGCCGCGCACCCGCGCCGTGCTGGTGGTGAACCCCGGCAACCCCACCGGCCACTATCTGCACGAGGGCGAGCTCGCGGCGCTCGCGGACGCGTGCGCGCGGCATGGGGTGGCGCTCGTCGTCGACGAGGTGTTCTCCGACTTCGCCTGGGACGCGGAGGACGGGCGGGTGGCCTCGGTGGCGGGGCGCGCGCTGCCCGCGCTCACCTTCACCCTCTCCGGCCTGTCCAAGGTGGCGGGGCTGCCCGGCCTGAAGCTGGGCTGGACGCACGTGGGCGGCCCGGCGCAGGCGCGCGACGAGGCCCTGGCGCGCCTGGAGTGGGTGGCGGACGCGTACCTGTCCGTGGGCACGCCGGTGCAGCTCGCGCTGCCGTCGCTGCTCGGGCACGTGGCCGGCTTCCAGGGGGCGGTGCTGGAGCGCGTGCGCGGCAACCGCCAGCGGCTCTTGTCCGCGCGGCCCCGGGAGGCGCGCTGGGACGTGGTGCCCGCGCACGGCGGGTGGAGCGCGGTGCTGCGGATTCCGAGGGAGCCGGGCGAGGAGGCGACGTGCCTGGCGCTGCTCGACGCGGGCGTGCTCGTCCAGCCCGGCTGGTTCTACGACTTCGCGGGCGGCGCCTTCCTGGTGGTGTCGCTGCTGGCGCCGCCCGGGGACTTCGCCGCCGCCCTGGCGCCGCTGACGCGGGTGCTCGGGGCGGCGGGGTAG